The genome window CCATAAAAAATATTTTTTAAGCAATCATAAAGAATTTTTTCTGTTTTTGTGTAAATAAAATTCTGTAATAATTAAATAAATTTTTAATATGCAATAATTTTAACAAAATTTTTAATAAAAACTTGTGTTTTAAGTTTTATATGGTACTCTCTAACATCGTTAGACACGGTTAGAGTGTTTAACAAAACAACAATAATTACTAATTAATATTAAGGAGTTACATGAAAAAAACGTTTTATTCAATTGTTGGTAGTATGGTTTTATTAACCTCTTTTTCAGCATATTCACTTGATGATCTTGCTATTCATAAAAAAACAGTAGCAGCTACTAAAAATATGGGTGATGAAAGATTTGTTTCTGTCACCGGTGTAATTGTAGAAAGAATTATGGGTGAATATTATAGATTTAGAGATAAAACTGGAGACATGTGTCTTGAAATTGATTCGGATAAATTAGTTCACTTTGGTACTAGAAGTCTTCCATTTGGAGCAGTCTTTCATTTGATTAGAGGTAAACAAGTAACAATAACAGGTGAAACTGACAGAGAATATTTCAAAGATGGTTGTGAAAAATTCAACGTCGATGTTAGTGAAATTACAGTTATTGATAAATCTTTAAATTTAAATAAAATACCTTCGGATGATTTACTAAATCAAGCAGCAGTAGAGCCTACTCTCTAATATCAAATTCATGGAAAAATTTTCCATGAATTTAAACAAATTAAAAAATACAACTTAATGGTATATAAATGAAATATATAAATAAATTTTCCTTTTTTCTAATTTCAATTGTTTTTATTTCTTGTGGTAAAAGTGAAAATAATTCTAAAAAAGATTCAATCAAATTAAATTATTCACATACTAAATTCCTTGCAAAAAGTAATTATTCTGTAAATCTTGAAGGAACATTTACAGATCAATGCAATTCTAACTTGAAAAATATTTCATGGAATTTAAATGGTATTAATGACCAAAATAAAAACATTGAATTAAATTTATCTAAAAATGATGATTGTAAATTAATAATTCATAAAGTAAATATAATAGATAATAAAAATAACAGAGTGATTTCAAGATTATTAGAAAATGTTGATATTGAAATAGATGATTCTATTTCTAATGATAATTCAACAATAAAAGGGATTTCAAATTTTGATTTAGACTTTAATATAAGCTTGAATTTTACAAATAGTAGTTGCAATATTAAGATATATGAAATTCCATTATTAAATAACGGAAATATCCCCACTGACACAGTTAATGATAATGGAATAAATCCTAATAATAATGGATTTGTTCCTGATAATGTAGATGAACATGATTTTTTTGATGAAGTTTAATTAGAACATATTAATTAAAACTATCATAAGTATAACCTAGGCTAAATATAAACTCATTCATCCATAAAGATTGTTCTGCTGTTCCTTTATAAACAGGTATATTATATAATTTAGAATAAGCTTCTTTGTTACTAAATTCAAAATAAAATGGTTTATAAAAAACATATCGTAAAGCAATTTCTATTCCAACAGTCCATCCGTTTAATTGCCACCAACCTTTATTGGTTCCAAAATAATTTGTCATTTCTTTGGAACCAACTCGATTATATTGTCCTAAAATTGTATTTTCAGAATGCGGAAGCATAATACCTCCACCCACTTTGACTAATAAAGCTATACTATGAGTTTCATTAATCTCAAATAATACTGGAAATCTTTTAACCAAATTAATCATGACGTGATTTGCACCATTGTGCAGATGATAACGAAAGTAACTTGTAGTTAACAATTGGATTGAATCTATGTAAGTTCCATTTATCATTCCTGACACTCTAGCATATTGTTCATTATAAGAAGAATACTTAGTGTGGTCGTAATTAAATTCAACTCCCCAAGATCTATCTGAATCAAAAAAATGGCCTATTCTTAAACTATACTGAGGTTCAGAAATATCCTTATTCCATACACCATCAGTCCACTCAGGAAAATCTTCGGCTCTTACATTATGAACAACAAAGTCGTTACCTAAAGCTGGTTGTGAAACATGAATGTCACTTGGATACCAATAATCTCTGTTGTACCCCCAAGAAAAATACCATTCTCCATCCCAAAAACTGACTTCTTCTGGATTTTTTTTTTCATTATTATCATTAATACAAAAAGCAATAGAAGAAGTTAATGTAATTATAATTATTATAAATTTCAACATAAATCATCCATTGCTAAAAATAATATTTTATTTAGTTTAGATGATTAAGGAGGTAAGATGCAATTTTTTGGGAAGAATTTTATTTTGATTTTTAAAATTTATTTTACTATTGTTAGCAGTCACCTTTAAGGGAACACATCATATTTTTCTTCCCTTTACTGGAATATTTTTGAGTTTCTGTCGATCTAAAACCCTCATCTTTATTGCTACTAGAAGCATAAACATTTAAAGAAAACAAAGTCATAAGTGCTATTAAAACAATTTTATTTTTCATAATTTTTTCCTTTTGATTGTATGCCAATTCAAATAATTAAAAGAAAAGTATGTTGTTTTATTTAATTTGAAAAGGTTACACATTTATATTTAAGTTTATCTTATAAGTCAATAAAATTTATTATTAATTTTTCAAAACAAACGCCGTGGTTATGGTATTATTTTACAGTCTCATTATTTCTCATTTTATTTAAGTAATCCATTGTATCGCCAGGTTTTCTTAATATAGTAACGGCTGTAGATACACCTCCAGCTCCCATCAAAAGCCAAAATATTTCTGAGGATATTTTGGAATAGTAATCAGCTTTTTCTTTATTACCTTCTTTAGAATAGTTTCGAGCTACCTCTCCAAAACCTTTCCCTCCAGCCCATGCTAAATCACTAATATATCCTGAAACTTTTTTCACTCCTGTTAAAACAGAGCTATTTACTATTGGTTTGAAAACATTATACATTTCAGGGAGATAATTGCTTGGCAATTTTGCTTTTGCTGTTAAGCTCACAACTCCATCTGTTGCAGCAGTTGGTCCAGCCCTTAAAGCAGCAATATCTAAGCCAACCCCCGTAAAAGAAGCTGCCATACCTAAAGCAAATCCAGTCCAGCCTAATATATGTGATATATTGCCATAGTGATCTGCATCTGCTTTATTCCCAGCTTCTGCAGCATTAGCTGACTTTCTTCCATAAATTTGTCCAGTCATCCCAATAGCACTTGATGCCAATCCAGCAACTGAAGCTGCCGATACAGCGATATCAGTTGCTGTTAAAGCAGCTGTTCCAGCAATAGCAGGTGCTAAAGTTGTACCTAAGGTAACTATTGAAAAAATAATTCCAAGTATTGAAAAGCCAATTCCTAATCCAAATACAATATTAGATGAACTTTCTCCTGTTGGATCAAATTTCATGATGGGATTATTTTCAGCAAATATGTAACCATTAAAGCCACCTTTTCCATAAGGTGAATTTGAATCATATTGCATAAATCTTCCCAAAGATGGGTTATATGCTCTATAACCTTTTCCTAAAAACTGATATCCAGAATTTTGATCAGTTGT of Pigmentibacter sp. JX0631 contains these proteins:
- a CDS encoding NirD/YgiW/YdeI family stress tolerance protein codes for the protein MKKTFYSIVGSMVLLTSFSAYSLDDLAIHKKTVAATKNMGDERFVSVTGVIVERIMGEYYRFRDKTGDMCLEIDSDKLVHFGTRSLPFGAVFHLIRGKQVTITGETDREYFKDGCEKFNVDVSEITVIDKSLNLNKIPSDDLLNQAAVEPTL